Proteins from a genomic interval of Dunckerocampus dactyliophorus isolate RoL2022-P2 chromosome 5, RoL_Ddac_1.1, whole genome shotgun sequence:
- the LOC129181204 gene encoding alpha-1,3-mannosyl-glycoprotein 4-beta-N-acetylglucosaminyltransferase C-like, translating to MVRFLWKWVDKMRCLRKRSMLPLLGFVITFLLLFNLYMDDRYVLEAQKRQLGDTLMHPASSDRYSHTFRDLSNFSGTINVTYRYLAGFPLPRKKYLTIGLSSVKRKRGNYLLETIKSIFDQSSYEELKEIVVVVHLADFDPVWCENLVQEMSRKFGHHIITGRLLVIQAPEEYYPSLDGLKRNYNDPEDRVRFRSKQNVDYAFLLNFCTNLSDFYMMLEDDVRCSRNFLTALKKVITSREGSYWVMLEFSKLGYIGKLYHSKDLPRLAHFLLMFYQEMPCDWLLIHFRGLLAQKDVIRFKPSLFQHMGYYSSYKGAENKLKDDDFEEDSVDIPDNPPASLYTNINVFENYDAAKAYSTVDEYFWGKPPSTGDFFVIVFNQSTKISRIKIVTGTEDRHSDILHHGALEVGHKSVEGKQGRQCSSYITLGEFKGGKIEAINVHRKIGFDIECVRIVVTASQKEWIIIRTISLWTAQPLGPLIK from the exons ATGGTGAGGTTCCTGTGGAAGTGGGTGGACAAGATGAGGTGCTTGAGGAAAAGATCCATGCTGCCTCTGCTGGGATTCGTCATCACGTTCCTGCTGCTGTTCAACCTCTACATGGACGACAGATACGTGCTG GAGGCTCAGAAACGACAGCTGGGAGACACTCTGATGCATCCGGCGAGCTCAGACAGATACAGCCACACCTTCAGAGACCTGTCCAACTTCTCTGGGACCATCAACGTGACGTATCGTTACCTCGCAGGGTTTCCTTTGCCAAGAAAAA AGTACCTGACCATCGGGCTGTCGTCGGTGAAAAGAAAGCGAGGGAACTACCTGCTGGAGACCATCAAGTCCATCTTCGACCAGTCTAGCTATGAGGAGCTGAAAGAAATCGTGGTGGTGGTCCACTTGGCTGACTTTGACCCAGTTTGGTGCGAGAACCTGGTGCAGGAGATGAGCAGGAAGTTTGGCCACCACATCATCACGGGTCGCCTTCTGGTGATCCAGGCTCCAGAGGAGTACTATCCATCCCTGGACGGCCTCAAGAGGAACTACAACGACCCCGAGGACAGAGTGCGCTTCCGCTCCAAGCAGAACGTGGACTACGCCTTCCTGCTCAACTTCTGCACCAACCTGTCTGACTTCTACATGATGCTGGAGGACGACGTGCGCTGCTCCCGCAACTTCCTGACGGCCCTGAAGAAGGTGATCACCTCCAGGGAAGGTTCCTACTGGGTGATGCTGGAGTTCTCCAAGCTGGGCTACATCGGGAAGCTGTACCACTCCAAGGACCTGCCTCGTCTGGCTCATTTCCTGCTCATGTTCTACCAGGAGATGCCGTGCGACTGGCTCCTCATCCACTTCAGGGGTCTGCTGGCCCAGAAGGACGTGATCCGCTTCAAGCCCTCGCTCTTCCAGCACATGGGCTACTACTCGTCTTACAAAGGGGCTGAGAACAAGCTGAAGGACGACGACTTCGAGGAGGACTCGGTCGACATTCCTGACAACCCTCCGGCCAGCCTTTACACCAACATCAACGTCTTTGAGAACTACGACGCCGCCAAGGCTTACAGCACCGTGGACGAATACTTCTGGGGGAAGCCTCCTTCTACCGGAGACTTCTTTGTCATCGTCTTCAACCAGTCCACCAAAATCAGCAGAATAAAAATCGTCACGGGAACAGAGGATCGCCACAGCGACATCCTTCACCACGGAGCTCTGGAAGTGGGTCATAAGAGCGTGGAAGGCAAGCAGGGGAGGCAGTGCTCGTCCTACATCACGCTGGGGGAGTTTAAGGGCGGGAAGATCGAGGCCATCAATGTGCACCGCAAGATTGGCTTTGACATTGAGTGCGTGCGAATCGTAGTGACGGCCAGTCAGAAGGAATGGATCATCATCAGGACTATCAGTCTATGGACCGCTCAGCCTCTCGGTCCATTAATCAAGTGA
- the rnf141 gene encoding RING finger protein 141 yields the protein MGQQISGQAVMTRLPEKLVKHAGLVRDSSYLTYEEFLARVAELNDVTAKLAAGQQKHLLFEVQPGSDATALWKVAVRVVCTKINKDTGMVEASRIMNLYQFIHLYHDITSQAAGVLSAEGATEASAAQLPATDSCQASMWMGRVKELTDDEECCICMDRKADLILPCAHSFCQKCIDKWSGQSRNCPMCRLQVTAANDSWVMSDFPTENDMAGYILNLADEAGHPHRP from the exons ATGGGCCAGCAGATCTCAGGTCAGGCGGTGATGACCCGTCTCCCTGAGAAGTTGGTGAAACATGCCGGGCTGGTGCGGGACAGCAGCTATCTCACCTACGAGGAGTTTCTGGCCAGAGTGGCTGAACTCAATGATGT GACTGCAAAGCTAGCTGCTGGGCAGCAGAAGCATCTGCTGTTTGAGGTCCAGCCCGGATCTGATGCCACTGCCTTGTGGAAGGTGGCTGTCAGGGTTGTTTGTACCAAG ATCAACAAAGACACCGGCATGGTGGAAGCGTCGCGTATCATGAACCTGTACCAGTTCATCCACCTGTACCATGACATCACCAGTCAAGCTGCCGGTGTGTTGTCTGCAGAGGGCGCCACCGAGGCCTCCGCTGCTCAGCTTCCTGCTACCGACTCCTGTCAGGCCAGCATGTGGATGGGCAG AGTGAAGGAGTTGACCGATGACGAGGAATGCTGCATCTGTATGGACAGGAAAGCCGACCTCATCCTGCCCTGCGCTCACAGTTTCTGCCAGAAGTGCATTGATAAATG GAGCGGGCAGAGTCGAAACTGCCCCATGTGTCGCTTGCAAGTGACCGCCGCCAACGACTCGTGGGTAATGTCCGACTTCCCCACCGAGAACGACATGGCGGGATACATCCTCAACCTGGCGGATGAGGCAGGCCACCCTCACCGGCCTTAA
- the ampd3b gene encoding AMP deaminase 3b isoform X2, translating to MRRREAALCKQQSTPCFGREMPRLFPRMSMSEVDEKVRLLAEKVYASALKEEDTKDAMALFTVPEDCPIGLREDRERALQKELAEQQSKETVKRKKNFMMKRSQSLSLQIPTSDWNLSAHSPMLSPITPEPVFSESFPDFQRVTISGDYCAGITVEDYEQAAKSLLRALFIREKYSRLAYHRFPRTIARFLRNTEGEKWREEDEVLPDIWPFPHEGKDPYSMEGLPENLNYELQMKDGIFHIYDNAEALKQQQPHRLPYPDLETFAIDLSHVLAMIADGPTKTYCHRRLNFLASKFYLHEMLNEMAELKELKSVPHRDFYNVRKVDTHIHAAACMNQKHLLKFIKTTYQTEKDRVVLEKGGQKITLEQVFNNLHMDPYDLTVDSLDVHAGRQTFHRFDKFNSKYNPVGASELREIYLKSDNYIKGEYFARLIKEVAKELEESKYQHAEPRLSIYGRSASEWEGLASWFIQHKVHSPNMRWMIQVPRIYDIFRSKKLIPHFAKMLENIFLPIFEATINPQKHPALHVFLKYVTGFDSVDDESKHSDHLFSYKSPKPELWTTDDNPPYTYYLFYMYANIMVLNNLRKERGLNTFLFRPHCGEAGSITHLVSAFLTADNISHGLNLKKSPVLQYLYYLAQVPIAMSPLSNNSLFLQYSKNPLREFLQKGLCVSLSTDDPMQFHYTKEALMEEYAIAAQLWKLSTCDLCEIARNSVLQSGLSHQEKKHFLGSNYLQDGPEGNDIRRTNVAQIRLAYRHETLCNELSFLVDAVKTDTTSPAE from the exons AGATGCCACGGCTCTTCCCGAGAATGTCAATGAGCGAGGTGGATGAGAAGGTCCGTCTGCTGGCAGAGAAGGTATACGCCTCGGCCCTGAAggaggaggacaccaaggaCGCCATGGCTTTGTTCACTGTGCCGGAGGACTGTCCCATCGGCCTGCGGGAGGACAGGGAGCGCGCCCTGCAGAAGGAGCTGGCTGAGCAGCAGTCCAAGGAGACAGTGAAAAG GAAGAAGAATTTCATGATGAAGCGTTCCCAGTCACTGTCCCTGCAGATTCCCACCAGTGACTGGAACCTATCGGCTCACTCGCCCATGCTCTCCCCGATCACACCTGAACCAGTCTTTTCAGAGAGCTTCCCAGACTTCCAGAGAGTTACCATCAGTGGAGACTACTGTGCAGGG ATCACAGTTGAGGATTACGAACAAGCGGCCAAGAGCCTCCTGAGAGCTCTGTTCATCAGAGAGAAGTACTCCCGGCTGGCTTACCACCGCTTTCCTAGGACCATTGCCCGCTTCCTCCGCAACACTGAGGGGGAGAAGTGGCGAGAGGAGGATGAGGTCCTGCCAG ACATCTGGCCTTTCCCCCATGAAGGCAAGGACCCATATTCCATGGAAGGCCTCCCTGAGAACCTTAACTATGAGCTGCAGATGAAGGATGGTATCTTTCATATTTACGACAATGCTGAGGCACTGAAACAGCAGCAGCCTCACAGACTCCCTTATCCGGACTTGGAGACCTTTGCCATCGACCTGAGCCATGTCCTGGCCATGATTGCTGATGGCCCAAC GAAGACCTACTGTCATAGACGCTTGAACTTCTTAGCCTCCAAGTTTTACCTTCATGAAATGTTGAATGAAATGGCCGAGCTGAAGGAGCTGAAGAGTGTTCCACACAGAGACTTCTACAATGTCAGAAAG GTGGATACGCATATACACGCTGCCGCCTGCATGAACCAGAAGCACTTGTTGAAGTTTATCAAGACCACTTACCAGACAGAGAAGGATCGGGTGGTCCTGGAGAAGGGCGGGCAAAAGATCACTCTGGAGCAAGTCTTCAACAACCTCCACATGGACCCCTACGACCTCACCGTGGACTCGCTGGATGTGCACGCT GGGAGGCAAACGTTTCATCGCTTTGACAAGTTCAACTCCAAGTACAACCCCGTAGGAGCCAGTGAACTGCGGGAGATTTACCTGAAATCGGACAACTACATCAAAGGAGAGTACTTTGCACGTCTCATCAAG GAAGTAGCCAAGGAGCTGGAGGAGAGCAAGTACCAACACGCCGAGCCTCGTTTGTCAATTTATGGACGCTCTGCCAGTGAATGGGAGGGGCTTGCCAGCTGGTTCATCCAGCACAAAGTCCACTCACCCAACATGAGATGGATGATCCAGGTCCCTCGAATCTA TGATATTTTCAGGTCAAAGAAGCTGATTCCACACTTTGCCAAGATGCTGGAGAACATTTTCCTCCCCATCTTCGAGGCTACAATCAACCCACAGAAGCACCCagcacttcatgtttttctcaaatat GTGACAGGATTTGACAGTGTGGATGATGAGTCCAAACACAGCGACCACTTGTTCTCTTACAAGAGTCCAAAGCCCGAGTTATGGACCACAGATGACAACCCTCCTTACACCTACTACTTGTTCTACATGTATGCCAACATCATGGTGCTCAACAACCTGCGCAA GGAGCGTGGACTGAACACCTTCCTGTTCCGTCCCCACTGTGGCGAGGCTGGCTCCATCACTCACCTGGTCTCTGCCTTCCTAACAGCAGACAACATCTCCCATGGCCTAAACCTCAAGAAG AGTCCAGTGTTGCAGTACCTCTACTACCTGGCACAGGTCCCCATCGCCATGTCACCACTGAGCAACAACAGTCTGTTCCTGCAATACTCCAAAAACCCACTGAGGGAGTTCCTTCAGAAAGGTCTGTGTGTGTCGCTGTCAACTGACGACCCCATGCAGTTCCACTACACAAAG GAAGCCTTGATGGAGGAGTATGCTATCGCAGCTCAGTTGTGGAAACTGAGCACTTGTGATTTATGCGAGATCGCCCGGAACAGCGTGCTGCAGAGCGGCCTGTCACACCAG GAGAAGAAACATTTCCTGGGTTCCAACTACCTGCAAGACGGCCCCGAGGGCAACGACATACGACGCACAAACGTGGCACAAATCCGCTTGGCCTACCGCCACGAGACGCTGTGCAACGAGCTCAGTTTTTTAGTGGATGCCGTTAAAACGGACACCACTAGTCCAGCAGAGTGA
- the ampd3b gene encoding AMP deaminase 3b isoform X1: protein MRRREAALCKQQSTPCFGRAEMPRLFPRMSMSEVDEKVRLLAEKVYASALKEEDTKDAMALFTVPEDCPIGLREDRERALQKELAEQQSKETVKRKKNFMMKRSQSLSLQIPTSDWNLSAHSPMLSPITPEPVFSESFPDFQRVTISGDYCAGITVEDYEQAAKSLLRALFIREKYSRLAYHRFPRTIARFLRNTEGEKWREEDEVLPDIWPFPHEGKDPYSMEGLPENLNYELQMKDGIFHIYDNAEALKQQQPHRLPYPDLETFAIDLSHVLAMIADGPTKTYCHRRLNFLASKFYLHEMLNEMAELKELKSVPHRDFYNVRKVDTHIHAAACMNQKHLLKFIKTTYQTEKDRVVLEKGGQKITLEQVFNNLHMDPYDLTVDSLDVHAGRQTFHRFDKFNSKYNPVGASELREIYLKSDNYIKGEYFARLIKEVAKELEESKYQHAEPRLSIYGRSASEWEGLASWFIQHKVHSPNMRWMIQVPRIYDIFRSKKLIPHFAKMLENIFLPIFEATINPQKHPALHVFLKYVTGFDSVDDESKHSDHLFSYKSPKPELWTTDDNPPYTYYLFYMYANIMVLNNLRKERGLNTFLFRPHCGEAGSITHLVSAFLTADNISHGLNLKKSPVLQYLYYLAQVPIAMSPLSNNSLFLQYSKNPLREFLQKGLCVSLSTDDPMQFHYTKEALMEEYAIAAQLWKLSTCDLCEIARNSVLQSGLSHQEKKHFLGSNYLQDGPEGNDIRRTNVAQIRLAYRHETLCNELSFLVDAVKTDTTSPAE from the exons CAGAGATGCCACGGCTCTTCCCGAGAATGTCAATGAGCGAGGTGGATGAGAAGGTCCGTCTGCTGGCAGAGAAGGTATACGCCTCGGCCCTGAAggaggaggacaccaaggaCGCCATGGCTTTGTTCACTGTGCCGGAGGACTGTCCCATCGGCCTGCGGGAGGACAGGGAGCGCGCCCTGCAGAAGGAGCTGGCTGAGCAGCAGTCCAAGGAGACAGTGAAAAG GAAGAAGAATTTCATGATGAAGCGTTCCCAGTCACTGTCCCTGCAGATTCCCACCAGTGACTGGAACCTATCGGCTCACTCGCCCATGCTCTCCCCGATCACACCTGAACCAGTCTTTTCAGAGAGCTTCCCAGACTTCCAGAGAGTTACCATCAGTGGAGACTACTGTGCAGGG ATCACAGTTGAGGATTACGAACAAGCGGCCAAGAGCCTCCTGAGAGCTCTGTTCATCAGAGAGAAGTACTCCCGGCTGGCTTACCACCGCTTTCCTAGGACCATTGCCCGCTTCCTCCGCAACACTGAGGGGGAGAAGTGGCGAGAGGAGGATGAGGTCCTGCCAG ACATCTGGCCTTTCCCCCATGAAGGCAAGGACCCATATTCCATGGAAGGCCTCCCTGAGAACCTTAACTATGAGCTGCAGATGAAGGATGGTATCTTTCATATTTACGACAATGCTGAGGCACTGAAACAGCAGCAGCCTCACAGACTCCCTTATCCGGACTTGGAGACCTTTGCCATCGACCTGAGCCATGTCCTGGCCATGATTGCTGATGGCCCAAC GAAGACCTACTGTCATAGACGCTTGAACTTCTTAGCCTCCAAGTTTTACCTTCATGAAATGTTGAATGAAATGGCCGAGCTGAAGGAGCTGAAGAGTGTTCCACACAGAGACTTCTACAATGTCAGAAAG GTGGATACGCATATACACGCTGCCGCCTGCATGAACCAGAAGCACTTGTTGAAGTTTATCAAGACCACTTACCAGACAGAGAAGGATCGGGTGGTCCTGGAGAAGGGCGGGCAAAAGATCACTCTGGAGCAAGTCTTCAACAACCTCCACATGGACCCCTACGACCTCACCGTGGACTCGCTGGATGTGCACGCT GGGAGGCAAACGTTTCATCGCTTTGACAAGTTCAACTCCAAGTACAACCCCGTAGGAGCCAGTGAACTGCGGGAGATTTACCTGAAATCGGACAACTACATCAAAGGAGAGTACTTTGCACGTCTCATCAAG GAAGTAGCCAAGGAGCTGGAGGAGAGCAAGTACCAACACGCCGAGCCTCGTTTGTCAATTTATGGACGCTCTGCCAGTGAATGGGAGGGGCTTGCCAGCTGGTTCATCCAGCACAAAGTCCACTCACCCAACATGAGATGGATGATCCAGGTCCCTCGAATCTA TGATATTTTCAGGTCAAAGAAGCTGATTCCACACTTTGCCAAGATGCTGGAGAACATTTTCCTCCCCATCTTCGAGGCTACAATCAACCCACAGAAGCACCCagcacttcatgtttttctcaaatat GTGACAGGATTTGACAGTGTGGATGATGAGTCCAAACACAGCGACCACTTGTTCTCTTACAAGAGTCCAAAGCCCGAGTTATGGACCACAGATGACAACCCTCCTTACACCTACTACTTGTTCTACATGTATGCCAACATCATGGTGCTCAACAACCTGCGCAA GGAGCGTGGACTGAACACCTTCCTGTTCCGTCCCCACTGTGGCGAGGCTGGCTCCATCACTCACCTGGTCTCTGCCTTCCTAACAGCAGACAACATCTCCCATGGCCTAAACCTCAAGAAG AGTCCAGTGTTGCAGTACCTCTACTACCTGGCACAGGTCCCCATCGCCATGTCACCACTGAGCAACAACAGTCTGTTCCTGCAATACTCCAAAAACCCACTGAGGGAGTTCCTTCAGAAAGGTCTGTGTGTGTCGCTGTCAACTGACGACCCCATGCAGTTCCACTACACAAAG GAAGCCTTGATGGAGGAGTATGCTATCGCAGCTCAGTTGTGGAAACTGAGCACTTGTGATTTATGCGAGATCGCCCGGAACAGCGTGCTGCAGAGCGGCCTGTCACACCAG GAGAAGAAACATTTCCTGGGTTCCAACTACCTGCAAGACGGCCCCGAGGGCAACGACATACGACGCACAAACGTGGCACAAATCCGCTTGGCCTACCGCCACGAGACGCTGTGCAACGAGCTCAGTTTTTTAGTGGATGCCGTTAAAACGGACACCACTAGTCCAGCAGAGTGA